One stretch of Streptomyces agglomeratus DNA includes these proteins:
- a CDS encoding IS5 family transposase gives MKREPYLSDLSDEQWALIEPMITAWKQDRVARSATGDPGSCDLREVVNAIFYQNRTGCQWRLLPHDFPAWSAVFYYFGLWREDGLDQRIQELLRCQVREKARRLEDPSLVIIDTQSVRAAAGVPKTTTGLDANKKVSGRKRGLAVDVLGLIIGVVVLAASAHDNAAGTALLDQAAERCGMRLEKALVDQGFKDEVIIHGVLLDIDVEVVRRNPADQGKGFVPQPKRWVVEQTNGTLMLHRRLTREYDHRPDTSASRVYWASTANMARRLTTPAPAWRDILGLAA, from the coding sequence GTACCTCAGCGACTTATCAGACGAGCAGTGGGCGTTGATCGAGCCGATGATCACGGCCTGGAAGCAGGACAGGGTGGCGCGGTCGGCGACCGGAGATCCCGGGTCCTGCGACCTCCGGGAGGTCGTGAACGCGATCTTCTATCAGAACCGGACGGGCTGTCAGTGGCGCCTTTTGCCTCATGACTTCCCGGCCTGGTCGGCGGTGTTTTACTACTTCGGCCTGTGGCGTGAGGACGGGCTGGACCAGCGGATCCAGGAACTCCTGCGCTGCCAGGTGCGGGAGAAGGCCCGCCGATTAGAGGACCCGTCCCTCGTGATCATCGACACGCAGTCCGTCCGCGCCGCGGCGGGTGTCCCGAAGACCACGACGGGGCTGGACGCGAACAAGAAGGTGTCGGGGCGCAAGCGGGGACTGGCCGTCGACGTTCTGGGGCTGATCATCGGCGTCGTCGTCCTGGCCGCCTCCGCGCACGACAACGCCGCCGGCACCGCCCTGCTCGACCAGGCCGCCGAGCGGTGCGGGATGCGCCTGGAGAAAGCGCTGGTGGACCAGGGCTTCAAGGACGAAGTCATCATCCACGGCGTCCTGCTGGACATCGACGTCGAGGTCGTCCGCCGCAACCCTGCTGACCAGGGCAAAGGGTTTGTCCCGCAGCCGAAGCGGTGGGTGGTCGAGCAGACGAACGGCACGTTGATGCTGCACCGGCGTCTGACCCGGGAGTACGACCACCGGCCCGACACCTCCGCCTCACGCGTCTACTGGGCCTCCACCGCGAACATGGCCCGCCGCCTCACCACCCCCGCTCCGGCCTGGCGCGACATTCTCGGGCTGGCCGCGTGA